The Paenibacillus sp. MBLB1832 genome has a window encoding:
- a CDS encoding Ig-like domain-containing protein, giving the protein MWGVGDAWTERGLTYQSMPQQQGNPIVGKVKFSIGSGSWKSVVITPYVNDQLAFGDKMISLEIVGTSNATLAGLESREGVNGAYILFSYPLIPTTGVSISPTEFELTVGSERVLEAVVTPADAYNPAIVWSSSDPAVAVVDPLTGKVKAVGVGITTITVTTEEGGHSAASLLTVKPLLPPAAPVIVSPAGIVLTKSGQVVVSLKAESHAIVKVRNGAEVVATLVGAGDNPVSVTLPTLADGVYSLTATATDAAGNESEPAVIPTIKVDTNAPAAPTVVSPSAVVLTKSASIVVMLKAEQGTAVLVRNGAEVVATLVGAGDNAVSVTLPTLADGVYSLTATATDAAGNESEPVVIPTIKVDTNAPAAPTIMAPTNPIHTKDRTLVLRFLAEEGSTIKVFWNQNEIGRGIGAGNIETIIEAVELAKGKYELTVVAIDAAGNESVKTISPEIHINGNDEPDMVKSKDKDKKTK; this is encoded by the coding sequence ATTTGGGGTGTGGGTGACGCATGGACGGAAAGAGGATTAACCTACCAGAGCATGCCGCAACAACAGGGCAACCCTATCGTAGGCAAAGTGAAGTTTAGTATTGGATCCGGGAGTTGGAAATCAGTAGTTATAACTCCCTATGTGAATGATCAGCTTGCTTTTGGAGATAAGATGATCAGTCTGGAAATCGTGGGCACCTCCAATGCAACATTAGCAGGGCTGGAGAGCCGTGAAGGTGTAAATGGAGCTTATATCTTGTTTTCTTATCCCTTGATTCCGACCACAGGTGTTTCGATTAGCCCAACCGAATTCGAACTGACAGTGGGCAGTGAGCGGGTCTTGGAGGCGGTGGTGACTCCCGCTGATGCATATAATCCGGCCATCGTATGGAGCAGCAGCGACCCCGCTGTCGCTGTGGTTGACCCCCTGACAGGGAAAGTTAAAGCCGTTGGAGTGGGAATAACGACAATTACCGTTACAACGGAGGAAGGTGGGCACTCCGCAGCTTCCCTGCTTACTGTAAAACCACTTCTGCCACCTGCTGCACCGGTTATTGTATCTCCAGCAGGTATTGTACTGACGAAGTCTGGGCAGGTAGTCGTCTCGCTCAAGGCTGAGTCGCATGCGATTGTGAAGGTGCGCAATGGGGCGGAAGTGGTAGCGACATTGGTGGGAGCAGGCGACAATCCGGTGAGTGTGACGCTGCCGACGCTTGCGGACGGCGTGTACTCGCTGACTGCGACTGCAACGGACGCGGCAGGCAATGAGAGTGAACCGGCGGTCATCCCGACGATCAAGGTGGACACGAACGCGCCTGCGGCTCCGACGGTGGTATCACCATCAGCTGTAGTGCTGACGAAGTCGGCGAGCATCGTGGTGATGCTGAAAGCGGAGCAAGGCACGGCTGTCCTCGTTCGCAATGGGGCGGAAGTGGTAGCGACATTGGTGGGCGCAGGCGACAATGCGGTGAGCGTGACGCTCCCGACGCTTGCGGACGGCGTGTACTCGCTGACTGCGACTGCAACGGACGCGGCAGGAAATGAGAGCGAACCGGTGGTTATCCCGACGATCAAGGTGGACACGAACGCGCCTGCGGCTCCGACGATCATGGCTCCTACGAACCCCATCCATACGAAGGATCGTACGCTGGTTCTCCGCTTCTTGGCAGAGGAGGGCAGCACCATTAAGGTATTTTGGAACCAAAACGAGATCGGTCGTGGCATCGGTGCTGGCAACATCGAAACGATTATCGAGGCAGTCGAACTGGCCAAGGGTAAGTACGAGCTGACTGTGGTAGCAATTGATGCCGCAGGCAATGAGAGCGTGAAGACTATTTCGCCGGAAATTCATATTAATGGGAATGATGAACCGGACATGGTCAAATCTAAAGACAAGGACAAAAAAACAAAGTAA
- a CDS encoding cache domain-containing sensor histidine kinase: MKWMTKYKGLVQFTFYRRIQISFLFLILLPTLAASLVNYYNTRDTVREKIGISNEALLSVMARDISQVIDNMTYATNLYTQDPAAIKQIRSFAGISRIISSTDYESYKEMKEWFSFISAKTQNANIFMFLVNTHGFIVQANDIYSGGNPSTVEAQAALLQRMVDPERATILQWLGPLPGNDSFTANDYFIARVIRDPIDYSLLGILYIAMPERYFSKLFEQATVGSLALFDANGRLIAGNPRIAYTPAATGSHAIRNEISIGKADWKLVLETDDSTVTGEISRTFYVSVILIVPFFLLFFVISIVLARRLHRPIRNLQQGVRQFGDGNRQLRFEARGNDEIADLGRTLNQMLDQIHTLITDIETEQEQKRVLELQALFSQIRPHFLLNTLNSIKYSLVLEDDIKHSQKIDSLMSLLRAYLKFNEPSTLRSECKLLQHYVDIMQIRNDLEINYIAELEPDTEAFELPRLLLQPIVENAIVHGFQEDTRTPSLWVRAQITRQRQLVIVVKDNGVGCERFKLLEINELLAKAGTDQEDESSYRRIGIMNVMKRLRMTYGSDAEIQLVSNEYGGVSVILTIPLPQN; the protein is encoded by the coding sequence ATGAAATGGATGACGAAGTACAAAGGTCTGGTTCAATTTACCTTCTATCGCCGAATCCAGATTTCCTTCCTGTTCCTGATCCTGCTTCCGACGCTTGCTGCCTCACTTGTTAATTACTACAACACGAGAGATACGGTCAGGGAGAAAATCGGGATTAGTAATGAAGCGCTGCTTTCTGTCATGGCCCGAGATATCTCTCAGGTGATCGATAATATGACCTATGCAACCAATCTTTACACACAAGATCCTGCTGCCATCAAGCAGATTCGTTCCTTCGCCGGGATTTCCCGAATTATCTCTTCGACAGATTATGAGAGCTACAAGGAGATGAAGGAATGGTTTAGCTTCATCTCTGCGAAGACGCAGAATGCGAATATATTTATGTTTTTGGTGAATACGCATGGGTTCATCGTCCAAGCTAATGATATCTATTCCGGGGGAAATCCGTCGACGGTAGAGGCGCAAGCAGCCTTATTACAACGAATGGTCGACCCAGAGCGTGCCACAATTCTTCAGTGGCTTGGTCCCTTGCCTGGTAACGATAGTTTTACTGCAAATGACTATTTCATTGCGAGAGTGATTAGGGACCCTATTGATTACAGTTTATTAGGAATTCTCTACATAGCGATGCCTGAACGTTATTTCTCCAAGCTATTCGAGCAAGCAACGGTGGGAAGCTTGGCCTTGTTCGACGCCAACGGCAGGCTCATTGCAGGGAATCCACGGATCGCTTACACCCCGGCTGCGACAGGGAGCCATGCCATTCGAAATGAGATTTCCATTGGAAAAGCGGACTGGAAACTCGTTCTTGAAACAGACGATTCCACCGTGACTGGTGAAATTTCCAGAACCTTCTATGTATCTGTTATTTTAATTGTACCGTTCTTCCTCCTATTCTTCGTTATCTCCATTGTTTTGGCACGAAGACTGCATCGGCCTATTCGGAATCTGCAACAAGGGGTTCGACAGTTCGGTGACGGGAACCGTCAGCTTCGATTCGAGGCGCGGGGCAATGATGAGATTGCGGACTTAGGCCGAACCTTGAATCAGATGCTGGACCAAATTCATACGCTCATTACGGATATTGAGACGGAACAGGAGCAGAAGCGGGTATTAGAGCTGCAAGCCTTATTTTCCCAGATTCGTCCGCATTTCCTGCTGAACACCTTAAATTCCATCAAATACAGCCTTGTGTTAGAGGACGATATTAAACATAGTCAAAAGATTGATTCACTGATGAGTCTGCTGCGTGCCTATCTGAAATTTAATGAGCCGTCGACCCTCCGAAGCGAATGCAAGCTGCTTCAGCATTATGTGGATATCATGCAAATTCGCAATGATTTGGAAATCAATTATATTGCTGAGCTCGAACCGGATACGGAGGCGTTTGAACTGCCCCGTTTGCTGCTTCAGCCTATTGTAGAAAATGCGATCGTCCACGGGTTTCAAGAGGATACGAGAACTCCTTCCCTCTGGGTGCGAGCTCAAATCACAAGGCAGCGGCAGCTGGTGATTGTCGTGAAGGATAACGGTGTGGGGTGTGAGCGCTTCAAGTTGTTGGAGATTAATGAGCTTCTTGCGAAAGCAGGCACCGACCAGGAGGATGAGAGCTCTTATCGAAGAATCGGGATCATGAATGTGATGAAACGATTACGGATGACCTATGGTTCAGACGCGGAAATTCAGCTCGTCAGCAATGAGTACGGCGGTGTCAGTGTGATCTTGACCATTCCCCTACCACAAAATTAA
- a CDS encoding helix-turn-helix domain-containing protein codes for MSSYHLSHLFSEATSTSISLYVSARRVQQACFLFNKETILISGIAEDYFCKLFKELMGISGINTVSVFKNFK; via the coding sequence ATGTCTTCCTACCATCTCTCGCATCTGTTCAGCGAGGCAACCAGCACCAGTATATCCCTTTATGTCAGCGCCCGCCGGGTCCAGCAGGCTTGTTTCTTGTTCAACAAAGAAACCATTTTGATATCAGGTATAGCAGAAGACTACTTCTGCAAACTATTTAAAGAGTTGATGGGTATTTCCGGCATCAATACCGTCTCTGTATTCAAAAACTTCAAGTAA
- a CDS encoding response regulator transcription factor, with amino-acid sequence MYTILLVDDDVPMLKYMSKRLAWNKLELEIVGIAHSGERALHLFRQTMPDLLLTDIGMPGMDGLELAAEVRRIKPETKVIFLTCHEDFHYAKKAVQLDASDYLIKDDLTDEALRESLKKAVSEHKETLQQRGEWSYKQDVIKNKELLKQRFFEQIIQSSSAQGLQDYGKRLGIEWPHSHFMMAAGHIRFTGFPKQYNYADVPLLLYAICNIAEELSSAKKLVHSFLDGELNFICVMNYQPNLSHNYQRGFHEFIEELTIRIKQYLKLDISYVVGKPFEGMNQMRSEYKRLLAQSYSSFYGEAPSSGKTFSIDVQGALGEEWELLLKAFKERDELLVRERVERMRQTAAKCRIEPIAWEIKCSQWLRMFELDVDEPSEEEYHHCLLHAKTAADLEALLVYKSIELMHRVQLKSSNKKPKMHLIDQYISEHLSETISLVDIAEYLFLNPSYVSRYFKQETGMNFTDYVHKYKMRVACHLLKSKSDNIELIGLKLGYSDRTYFSKIFKKYVGVNPKDYR; translated from the coding sequence ATGTACACGATTCTTCTCGTGGACGATGACGTACCTATGCTGAAATATATGAGCAAGCGGCTCGCTTGGAACAAGTTGGAGCTGGAGATAGTCGGGATTGCTCATTCCGGTGAGCGGGCGCTTCATCTTTTTCGGCAGACGATGCCCGATCTGCTGCTTACGGATATCGGGATGCCGGGAATGGATGGGCTGGAGCTCGCTGCAGAGGTAAGGAGGATTAAGCCGGAGACGAAAGTTATATTCTTGACCTGTCACGAAGACTTTCACTACGCCAAGAAGGCTGTTCAACTTGATGCCTCTGATTATTTAATTAAAGATGACTTAACGGATGAAGCCCTCAGGGAGAGCCTCAAGAAGGCGGTGAGCGAGCACAAGGAGACCTTGCAGCAACGGGGAGAGTGGTCGTATAAGCAGGATGTGATTAAGAATAAAGAGCTCTTGAAGCAGCGGTTCTTCGAGCAGATCATACAGTCATCCTCCGCACAGGGGCTTCAGGATTATGGGAAGCGCCTTGGCATCGAATGGCCGCATTCTCACTTCATGATGGCTGCAGGCCATATCCGGTTTACCGGCTTTCCTAAGCAGTACAACTATGCGGATGTTCCGCTCCTGCTGTACGCGATTTGTAATATAGCCGAGGAGCTGTCTTCAGCCAAGAAGCTGGTTCATTCGTTTCTAGACGGGGAACTGAACTTTATTTGCGTAATGAATTATCAGCCAAATCTATCCCATAATTATCAGAGAGGCTTTCATGAGTTCATAGAGGAGCTTACGATCAGGATTAAGCAATATTTGAAGCTCGACATCAGCTATGTCGTCGGAAAGCCGTTCGAAGGGATGAACCAGATGAGAAGCGAGTACAAGCGGCTTCTGGCACAATCCTACTCATCCTTTTATGGGGAGGCCCCCAGCTCAGGCAAGACCTTTTCAATCGATGTACAAGGGGCGCTTGGAGAGGAATGGGAGCTGCTTCTCAAGGCATTCAAGGAACGAGATGAGTTGCTTGTTCGGGAACGAGTTGAACGGATGAGACAGACGGCAGCCAAGTGCCGGATCGAGCCGATAGCATGGGAGATTAAATGCTCGCAGTGGCTCAGGATGTTCGAGTTGGACGTCGACGAACCAAGTGAGGAAGAATATCACCACTGTCTGCTGCATGCGAAGACTGCGGCCGACCTTGAAGCGCTGCTAGTGTACAAATCGATCGAACTGATGCATCGTGTACAACTGAAGAGCTCGAATAAGAAGCCGAAGATGCATCTGATCGATCAGTATATATCGGAGCACTTATCCGAGACCATCTCCCTTGTGGATATAGCGGAATACTTGTTCCTGAACCCGAGCTACGTATCTCGCTATTTCAAGCAGGAGACTGGCATGAATTTCACCGACTATGTTCATAAGTACAAGATGAGAGTAGCATGTCACTTGCTAAAGTCCAAGAGCGACAATATCGAGCTCATTGGCTTGAAGCTAGGATACAGTGATCGAACCTACTTTTCCAAAATATTCAAGAAATATGTCGGTGTCAATCCGAAGGATTATCGTTGA
- a CDS encoding ABC transporter substrate-binding protein gives MKKIALTLVSILLATAAVTACGSGSADKKVAESSAPKVQEPVTIKYYNNDTEAEAAVTKKLIEGFQAKFPNIKVESISLVPGNSVETLKKLDVTLASGEQVDVAIFPNIEEIMARSAMGVLTPLDEFYTKAKVNPEEEYYVNPKYKGKYYGMMNATTNWLVAINEQALKESGLPLPSFDWTWDDFREYAKKLSKGDGPNKRYGAYFHNWGEYANTIAYTDKKSPYLTEDLKPAFNDPSFKQFFELRRAMEKDDKSVRPFADVIGAKLNYRTEFVTEKTAMLLTGSFLIANVADGKTYPHNFKTVFAPVPRSSKNAPEGLTNIGGTYFGIAANSKYKEQTFEFIRYMSTDSSVRTNLSGWKKVDSGALLERLYGNNKELVDLSSLKSTLYDKRVKTSVSTDIAVPYASQLKKVMEDGFSKFILDNTTAEDAQKSMTEQADKIIKQNTK, from the coding sequence ATGAAAAAGATCGCATTAACATTGGTTAGTATTTTGTTGGCTACTGCTGCTGTAACCGCTTGCGGTTCCGGTTCTGCTGATAAAAAGGTAGCGGAATCATCGGCACCCAAAGTCCAGGAGCCAGTCACAATTAAGTACTATAACAATGACACAGAGGCTGAAGCCGCTGTTACGAAGAAGCTGATCGAAGGCTTCCAAGCGAAGTTTCCTAACATTAAGGTAGAGTCGATTTCGCTGGTTCCGGGCAACTCTGTAGAGACACTGAAGAAGCTGGATGTAACGCTGGCCTCCGGCGAGCAGGTAGATGTAGCGATTTTCCCGAATATTGAGGAGATCATGGCTCGTTCGGCGATGGGAGTACTGACACCGCTGGATGAGTTCTACACGAAGGCGAAGGTCAACCCAGAGGAAGAGTACTATGTGAACCCGAAGTATAAGGGCAAGTATTATGGTATGATGAATGCCACGACGAATTGGCTTGTAGCGATCAATGAACAGGCGCTGAAGGAATCGGGCTTGCCGCTGCCTTCCTTCGACTGGACGTGGGATGATTTCCGCGAGTATGCGAAGAAGCTTAGTAAGGGCGACGGACCGAACAAAAGGTATGGGGCATACTTTCACAATTGGGGCGAATATGCCAATACGATTGCCTATACGGATAAGAAAAGCCCTTATTTGACAGAGGATTTGAAACCAGCATTCAACGACCCTTCATTTAAGCAATTCTTCGAATTGCGAAGAGCGATGGAGAAGGATGATAAGAGTGTGAGGCCTTTCGCAGATGTTATTGGGGCCAAGCTGAACTACCGTACGGAGTTCGTCACGGAGAAGACGGCCATGCTGCTTACGGGAAGCTTTCTTATTGCTAACGTAGCAGATGGGAAGACGTATCCGCATAACTTTAAAACGGTGTTCGCTCCGGTTCCTCGCTCCTCTAAGAACGCACCGGAAGGGCTGACGAATATCGGAGGCACATACTTTGGTATCGCCGCGAATTCCAAGTACAAAGAGCAAACGTTTGAATTCATCCGATACATGTCCACAGATAGTTCCGTAAGAACGAATCTGTCCGGTTGGAAAAAGGTGGACTCCGGAGCATTGCTCGAGCGACTCTATGGGAATAACAAGGAACTGGTGGACCTTTCTTCCTTGAAAAGCACGTTGTACGACAAGCGGGTGAAAACCTCTGTTTCTACCGACATCGCCGTTCCTTATGCAAGCCAGCTGAAGAAGGTCATGGAGGATGGCTTCAGCAAGTTTATTCTGGACAACACTACGGCAGAAGATGCACAGAAATCGATGACGGAACAAGCAGACAAGATCATCAAGCAAAATACGAAATAA
- a CDS encoding carbohydrate ABC transporter permease, with translation MNSTKLSVSKLVTTALLGLFSLLFLIPLIWMVSAASKFETEVLVYPIQWIPTKWNFLGNFEQVWLGKVPFTLFYLNSIKLSLIMTLTTLLFSSMAAYAFTKLQFTGRNLAFGLLLSFMIIPSEATLVPRYLLLKWFGLYNTHGGLIFMGMFSIYFTFLLRQFMMGIHNDFIEAAKIDGAGYWRVFWGIMLPLSKPILATVGIIKFIWSWNDYQNPLIFLIKRDLYPIPLGLQLFRNDFADNYAVLMMASLSAILPLLLVFILLQKQVIKGISLGGVKG, from the coding sequence CTGAATTCCACGAAGCTAAGTGTATCCAAGCTGGTGACAACAGCCCTTCTCGGTTTGTTCTCTCTACTGTTCTTAATTCCGCTTATTTGGATGGTGTCCGCTGCCTCCAAGTTCGAAACCGAGGTGCTGGTGTATCCTATTCAATGGATTCCCACCAAGTGGAACTTCCTAGGTAACTTCGAGCAGGTGTGGCTCGGTAAGGTGCCTTTCACATTGTTCTATCTAAATTCCATCAAGCTTTCCCTAATTATGACCCTAACCACACTTTTGTTTTCTTCTATGGCAGCTTATGCGTTCACGAAGCTGCAATTCACCGGACGTAACTTGGCTTTCGGTCTGCTGCTCTCCTTCATGATCATTCCATCGGAGGCTACCTTGGTACCCAGATATTTACTGCTGAAGTGGTTCGGGCTTTACAATACTCATGGTGGCTTGATCTTCATGGGGATGTTCTCCATCTATTTTACCTTCCTCCTGCGGCAGTTTATGATGGGGATTCATAATGATTTCATCGAAGCGGCCAAAATCGACGGAGCCGGCTACTGGCGAGTCTTCTGGGGGATTATGCTGCCCTTGTCGAAGCCGATCCTTGCCACGGTGGGAATCATCAAATTCATCTGGTCCTGGAACGATTACCAGAACCCGCTGATTTTTTTGATCAAACGCGACTTATATCCGATTCCCTTAGGTCTTCAGCTGTTCCGCAATGACTTTGCCGATAACTATGCGGTGCTGATGATGGCTTCTCTCTCGGCGATTCTGCCGCTGCTGCTGGTATTTATCTTGCTTCAGAAACAGGTCATCAAAGGCATTTCGCTGGGTGGTGTAAAGGGGTAA
- a CDS encoding carbohydrate ABC transporter permease — translation MVQSQIQPLAAPVKKAYWNHKRKEFVVGWLFLAPEFVGLMILSVFPIVFSLYLSFCEWNLVGGLSSIHFIGIDNFVAMLEDEKIHMALKNNLIFTLFTVPIGIFLALILAVFVHSKVYGKEYFKVAFFIPYISSIIALGAVWSALFHPSQGPINQFLLRVGVENPPKWLADSHYSLVAIIIIAIWAAIGYKMIIFIAGLSNIPDELYEAANIDGASQTQQFFNITLPLLGPTLSFLFITTLMGSFKVFDLISFLTGGGPNDSSTVLVYRIYEEGFRNFRMGYASAISWLLFLIVGVITMISWKLQNKKN, via the coding sequence ATGGTACAATCACAAATACAGCCCTTGGCGGCTCCAGTGAAGAAGGCGTACTGGAACCATAAGCGCAAGGAGTTCGTCGTGGGCTGGCTGTTCTTAGCGCCTGAATTTGTAGGATTGATGATTTTAAGTGTATTTCCCATTGTATTTTCCCTCTACCTAAGCTTTTGTGAATGGAATTTGGTAGGTGGACTGAGCTCGATCCACTTTATCGGCATTGATAACTTTGTAGCCATGCTGGAGGACGAGAAGATCCATATGGCGCTGAAGAACAACTTAATCTTCACCTTATTCACTGTGCCGATTGGGATTTTTCTTGCACTGATCTTAGCTGTGTTCGTTCATTCGAAGGTGTACGGCAAGGAGTACTTCAAGGTAGCCTTCTTCATCCCGTATATCTCTTCCATCATCGCTCTGGGTGCGGTATGGAGTGCACTGTTTCATCCGTCCCAAGGGCCGATTAATCAGTTTTTGCTTAGAGTAGGTGTAGAGAATCCTCCGAAGTGGCTGGCCGACTCGCACTATTCGTTAGTGGCTATTATCATTATCGCGATATGGGCAGCCATTGGCTACAAGATGATCATCTTCATTGCCGGACTCAGCAACATTCCCGATGAGCTGTACGAAGCTGCGAACATCGACGGTGCGTCACAGACACAGCAATTTTTCAATATTACGCTGCCACTGCTGGGCCCGACACTTTCCTTTCTCTTTATCACAACGCTGATGGGCTCCTTCAAGGTGTTCGACTTGATCTCGTTCCTGACAGGAGGGGGACCGAATGATTCCTCTACCGTGCTCGTCTATCGGATTTACGAAGAAGGCTTCCGCAATTTTCGGATGGGGTATGCCTCGGCGATATCCTGGCTGCTGTTCCTTATTGTCGGCGTGATCACCATGATCAGCTGGAAGCTGCAGAATAAGAAAAACTAA
- a CDS encoding peptidylprolyl isomerase, with translation MLRLRWPKVRGILFVILLVSYVGVLHTRTSAEVKDETVAWVNGYAVSVEEFEPWVTQQRSLTADYFVRSYQADPGSAEFWLHDYNGEIPLHVAQDNAWKGFFINRILLELSKKNGLIGNTNYSSFVKAWSQENERRKEALSLGKPVYGPEELSFHEYYGYVMDQLALRLQERLSVEWSATDEELRAYFQQTLPLYQSPPDRQVKHAAFTFDVDDAEGKNSRAAAMERATKLKQAWENGDTSLDETSELLQLKGDMLRSYSEEDPLLTGQALRLEEGQVSAVFEEHAALHVIRVESVANTPQPAYEEHKDQVKRAWTREKYKNYISALAQEARIKRDEAVFRSVGSK, from the coding sequence ATGCTGAGGCTTCGTTGGCCTAAGGTAAGAGGAATCCTATTCGTCATATTGCTGGTAAGCTATGTTGGGGTTCTGCATACACGAACATCTGCTGAAGTGAAGGACGAGACGGTCGCATGGGTGAATGGGTATGCCGTTTCTGTGGAGGAGTTCGAACCTTGGGTCACTCAGCAGCGAAGCTTGACAGCGGATTATTTTGTGCGCAGCTATCAAGCAGACCCGGGCAGCGCAGAATTTTGGCTGCATGACTACAATGGGGAGATACCGCTTCATGTGGCGCAGGACAACGCATGGAAAGGATTCTTTATAAATCGGATCCTTCTGGAATTATCCAAGAAGAACGGACTGATCGGGAATACGAATTATTCCTCCTTCGTTAAGGCATGGTCACAAGAGAATGAGCGGCGGAAGGAAGCACTCTCTCTAGGCAAGCCAGTTTATGGTCCTGAGGAGCTCAGCTTCCATGAATATTATGGCTATGTGATGGACCAGCTTGCACTTAGGCTTCAAGAAAGACTATCGGTAGAATGGAGTGCCACCGATGAGGAGCTTCGAGCTTATTTCCAGCAGACGCTGCCGCTATATCAAAGTCCGCCTGATAGGCAAGTGAAGCATGCTGCGTTTACCTTTGACGTGGATGATGCAGAAGGTAAGAATTCTCGGGCGGCGGCGATGGAGCGAGCAACCAAGCTTAAGCAGGCATGGGAGAACGGGGATACTTCTTTAGATGAAACTTCGGAGCTGCTTCAATTGAAAGGCGATATGCTTCGCTCTTATTCAGAGGAGGACCCTCTGCTGACTGGTCAAGCACTGAGACTGGAGGAGGGGCAAGTGAGCGCGGTATTTGAGGAGCACGCAGCCTTGCATGTCATTCGCGTCGAGTCTGTCGCTAACACGCCGCAGCCTGCTTATGAGGAACATAAGGATCAGGTAAAGCGGGCCTGGACAAGAGAGAAGTATAAAAATTATATTTCAGCCTTAGCGCAAGAAGCTCGAATCAAGCGAGATGAAGCGGTGTTCCGATCGGTTGGCAGCAAGTAG
- a CDS encoding AraC family transcriptional regulator, giving the protein MLTLRSNLILTSQDLPLTVYTVGTERQPPITRLHGFSAKQVLLTLNGHGQFRCLGEDKWDILAPGSLLFIPDSLPHEYMPQGTSPWHVGYVTYLEKEPGISTGLGYEHDCLYFEPQDTKRIYALIEKIWQHSGPDYDRWVTAETMFALLMEMNRQTQPKHVDAQKRPIHYRDKVVDRATRFIHDHLQREITVAELATYVGYSTKQLLRLFVNVYGTTPLQYLLRVRMQTAATLLEQHPSMPIQEVAALVGMEPVYFSRIFKKINGTSPSGYRLGGK; this is encoded by the coding sequence TTGCTAACCCTAAGATCTAATCTAATCCTTACATCCCAGGATCTCCCTTTAACTGTTTATACGGTAGGGACGGAGCGACAACCCCCAATAACTCGACTTCATGGCTTTTCAGCCAAACAAGTTCTTCTCACTTTAAATGGACATGGACAGTTCCGCTGCCTAGGAGAGGATAAATGGGACATCCTTGCTCCTGGCTCGCTGTTATTTATTCCGGACTCGTTGCCTCACGAGTATATGCCGCAAGGCACTTCGCCATGGCATGTTGGATATGTTACTTATCTGGAGAAAGAACCCGGGATAAGCACAGGGCTTGGTTACGAGCACGACTGTTTGTACTTCGAGCCTCAAGACACTAAACGGATATATGCCTTAATTGAGAAGATTTGGCAGCACTCCGGACCTGATTATGACCGCTGGGTGACAGCTGAAACCATGTTTGCACTGCTCATGGAAATGAATAGACAAACGCAGCCGAAGCATGTAGATGCACAAAAAAGACCCATCCACTACAGGGATAAGGTCGTAGATCGAGCTACACGTTTTATTCACGATCATTTGCAGAGAGAAATAACGGTAGCAGAGCTTGCCACTTATGTTGGATACTCCACCAAGCAGTTGCTTCGTCTATTTGTTAATGTGTATGGCACAACACCGCTGCAATATTTGCTTAGAGTTCGTATGCAGACAGCAGCCACTTTGCTGGAGCAGCACCCCTCGATGCCCATTCAGGAGGTGGCTGCCCTGGTGGGTATGGAGCCTGTTTATTTCAGCCGCATTTTCAAAAAAATCAATGGGACTAGTCCTTCAGGCTATAGACTTGGTGGGAAATGA